The Vicia villosa cultivar HV-30 ecotype Madison, WI linkage group LG1, Vvil1.0, whole genome shotgun sequence genome includes a region encoding these proteins:
- the LOC131658479 gene encoding desiccation-related protein PCC13-62-like — protein sequence MLNHIFSTALLLTSILIPISYSARINKTTKSDVDLLEFALNLEYLEAEFFLYGATGRGLDVFAPQLAQGGPPPIGGRMASLDPFTKDIITQFGLQEIGHLRVIKSVVKGFPRPLLNISKESFAKVMDDAFGKPLRPPFDAYANSINYLLASYVIPYVGLTGYVGASPNLQDPKFKKLVASLLGVEAWQDAVIRTLLYERRKSRVFPYTITVEEFTNRISMLRNKLGNDGIKDEGLVVPIKQGAEGKSSGNILVGDEYSNSYPRTPVEILRIGYGGNESAPGGFYPKGANGNIAKSYLKTTM from the exons atgttgaatcacattttctcCACTGCTCTTTTGCTTACCTCCATTCTCATCCCTATATCATACTCTGCTAGGATCAATAAAACCACAAAATCTGATGTTGATCTTTTGGAGTTTGCCCTAAATTTAGAATATTTAGAAGCAGAATTCTTCTTGTATGGTGCAACAGGTCGTGGATTGGATGTTTTTGCACCACAACTAGCCCAAGGAGGACCCCCTCCTATAGGTGGCAGAATGGCCTCTTTGGACCCTTTCACTAAAGATATTATCACACAATTTGGTTTGCAGGAAATTGGACATTTAAG GGTGATAAAGAGTGTTGTAAAAGGGTTTCCTAGGCCATTGTTAAATATTAGCAAGGAATCGTTTGCAAAAGTGATGGATGATGCCTTTGGGAAACCTTTGCGTCCACCTTTTGATGCTTATGCAAATTCCATTAACTATCTGCTTGCCTCATATGTAATTCCTTATGTTGGTCTCACTGGATATGTTGGAGCCAGTCCTAACTTGCAAGATCCTAAATTCAAGAAG CTTGTTGCAAGCCTTTTGGGAGTAGAGGCATGGCAAGATGCAGTTATAAGAACATTGTTATACGAACGCAGAAAGTCAAGAGTGTTTCCATACACAATAACTGTTGAAGAGTTTACAAATCGTATTTCAATGCTTAGAAATAAATTAGGAAACGATGGCATAAAAGACGAGGGTCTAGTGGTCCCTATAAAGCAAGGTGCTGAGGGAAAAAGTTCAGGAAATATACTTGTTGGTGATGAATATTCAAACTCATATCCAAGAACTCCAGTTGAAATATTGAGGATAGGGTATGGTGGAAATGAAAGTGCTCCTGGTGGCTTCTATCCCAAGGGAGCAAATGGTAATATAGCCAAGTCTTATTTAAAAACTACAATGTAA